In the genome of Apodemus sylvaticus chromosome 2, mApoSyl1.1, whole genome shotgun sequence, one region contains:
- the Tfpi2 gene encoding tissue factor pathway inhibitor 2, producing MDPATSLRLWNLPLLLVGSALGLASVSAQGNNLEICLLPLDVGPCQAFIPRFYYDRDQQKCRRFKYGGCLGNANNFHSRELCEHTCGNIEKVPRVCRLELRTYPCDKPHIQFFFNLNTMTCEPLGPGLCSNTMNVFSEEATCKDLCEPRRSIPSFCSSPKDEGLCSANVTRYYFNSRNKTCETFTYTGCGGNENNFYYLDACDRACIKGWKKPKRRKIGDFRPRFRKLLS from the exons ATGGACCCCGCTACTTCCCTGCGACTGTGGAATCTGCCGCTACTCCTGGTGGGCTCTGCTCTTGGCCTCGCTTCAGTGTCTGCCCAAG GGAATAATCTAGAGATCTGCCTCTTGCCCTTGGACGTGGGACCTTGTCAGGCCTTTATCCCCAGATTCTACTATGACAGGGACCAGCAGAAGTGCCGCAGATTCAAGTATGGAGGCTGCCTGGGCAATGCAAACAACTTCCACAGTCGGGAACTCTGTGAACACACTTGTGGAAATATCGAGA aagtTCCTCGAGTTTGTCGACTAGAACTCAGAACGTATCCATGTGATAAGCCCCATATACAGTTTTTCTTCAACCTGAATACCATGACGTGTGAGCCCCTTGGGCCCGGTCTGTGTAGCAATACTATGAACGTGTTCTCCGAGGAAGCTACATGTAAGGACTTATGTGAGCCAAGGAGAAGTA tTCCATCATTTTGCTCCAGCCCAAAGGATGAAGGTCTGTGTTCTGCCAATGTGACCCGCTATTATTTTaattcaagaaacaaaacatgtGAGACCTTCACCTATACTGGCTGTGGTGGgaatgaaaataacttttattatCTGGATGCTTGTGACCGCGCTTGCATTAAAG GCTGGAAGAAGCCCAAGAGAAGGAAGATAGGTGATTTCCGGCCCAGATTTCGGAAGCTTCTTTCGTAA